A genomic segment from Paenibacillus sp. FSL K6-1096 encodes:
- a CDS encoding DUF1961 family protein codes for MTTLQDRTGIPEGWREIYRNTLEGPAQVEGFRMEGDGAVSFPQGRLRLESTRGAEEGQKANVVYWCPEIFPAELAVSWRFRPLREPGLAILFFAAAGAGGKDLFDPSLLIRTGEYDQYHHGEMDAYHISYFRRMWEVERAFHTCNLRKSYGFHLVAQGADPLPDTADMTEAYRMLLVKRGAAVTFSINELPVLHWVDDGSSFGPLLGAGRLGFRQMAPLIAEYSDLIVFAP; via the coding sequence ATGACTACGCTACAGGATAGAACCGGAATTCCTGAGGGCTGGCGGGAGATCTACCGCAATACGCTGGAGGGTCCCGCGCAGGTGGAAGGCTTCCGGATGGAAGGCGATGGTGCAGTTTCGTTTCCGCAGGGGCGGCTGCGGCTGGAGAGCACCCGGGGGGCTGAGGAAGGTCAGAAGGCGAACGTGGTTTACTGGTGTCCTGAGATTTTTCCGGCGGAGCTGGCTGTATCCTGGCGTTTCCGTCCGCTGCGGGAGCCGGGGCTGGCCATTCTGTTCTTCGCGGCTGCCGGTGCCGGGGGCAAGGATCTGTTCGACCCGTCCCTGCTGATCCGCACGGGCGAATATGACCAGTACCATCATGGGGAGATGGATGCCTATCATATCTCGTATTTTCGCCGGATGTGGGAGGTGGAGCGGGCTTTTCACACCTGTAATCTGCGCAAAAGCTACGGCTTCCACCTTGTCGCTCAAGGCGCTGATCCGCTCCCGGATACCGCCGATATGACGGAGGCCTACCGGATGCTGTTGGTGAAGCGGGGGGCTGCGGTGACCTTTAGCATCAATGAATTGCCGGTGCTGCACTGGGTGGATGACGGCTCGTCCTTCGGTCCGCTGCTCGGCGCAGGCAGACTTGGCTTCCGGCAAATGGCTCCGCTGATAGCGGAATATAGCGACCTGATTGTCTTTGCTCCATGA
- a CDS encoding extracellular solute-binding protein, whose translation MKMMRSEGSWSARKGLFMLLAMLMILSVLSGCGGNGENAGAGQKEPAGDSGKADSTAKAEQPLALTLMLPIFKTNYPKDGSPVAAKLEELTNTKIHFEWVPNASYADKFNITLASGKLPDIMYVGDVKASSFVNAARSGAFWEVGPYLKDYPNLSGAKEVILNNSAIDGKNYGIYRGRALGRNGVVFRKDWMEKLGLETPQTVDDFYNMLRAFKEQDPDGNGQADTYGMVLVKWTGQWASGFDTMKLWFGAPNKWGVQDGKLVPEHEYPEYLEALKFMKKLYDEQLINADFAVMDSSKWNDPVVNNKAGVIVDVVDNAARLDDKIHAALQKEGKDEPERHYMDVIGGVTGADGALHTLPTSGFSGMLAIPKSSVKTEEELKRVLAFLGRLNDEDLQTMLNYGIEGVHYKLVDGYIERSSDTVLLESEVEGLNQMLPFIPEDKAKQVKQTPLRLKQTEVQKTNEATIVTNPAEALISAVYTQKGSQLDNVINDARIKFIVGQMDEAGLKAAFEVWRKTGGDELVKEMNELYASGGK comes from the coding sequence ATGAAGATGATGCGGAGTGAAGGTTCATGGTCTGCGAGAAAAGGGTTGTTCATGCTGCTGGCTATGCTTATGATTCTAAGTGTATTGTCCGGCTGCGGCGGGAATGGCGAGAATGCGGGTGCGGGACAGAAGGAGCCTGCCGGGGACAGCGGGAAGGCGGACAGCACCGCCAAGGCCGAGCAGCCGCTTGCGCTGACACTGATGCTGCCGATTTTCAAAACCAATTATCCAAAGGACGGCAGTCCGGTCGCCGCCAAGCTGGAGGAGCTGACCAATACCAAAATCCATTTCGAATGGGTGCCGAATGCGTCCTATGCCGACAAATTCAACATTACGCTGGCTTCCGGCAAGCTGCCTGATATTATGTATGTAGGTGATGTGAAGGCGTCGAGCTTCGTCAATGCGGCCAGATCAGGCGCTTTTTGGGAGGTGGGTCCGTATCTGAAGGATTATCCGAATCTCAGCGGGGCGAAGGAGGTCATTCTGAATAACTCGGCCATCGACGGCAAGAATTACGGCATCTACAGAGGGCGGGCGCTGGGACGCAACGGCGTGGTCTTCCGCAAGGACTGGATGGAGAAGCTGGGGCTTGAGACCCCGCAGACCGTGGACGATTTCTATAATATGCTGCGGGCGTTCAAGGAGCAGGACCCCGACGGCAACGGCCAGGCGGATACGTACGGCATGGTGCTGGTCAAGTGGACCGGCCAGTGGGCCAGCGGCTTCGATACGATGAAGCTGTGGTTCGGAGCTCCGAACAAGTGGGGCGTGCAGGACGGGAAGCTGGTGCCGGAGCATGAATACCCCGAGTATTTGGAAGCGCTTAAATTTATGAAAAAGCTGTACGACGAGCAGCTGATCAACGCCGACTTCGCGGTGATGGACAGCTCCAAATGGAATGATCCCGTTGTCAACAACAAGGCCGGCGTCATCGTCGATGTGGTCGATAATGCGGCCCGACTGGATGACAAGATTCATGCCGCTCTGCAAAAGGAAGGCAAAGACGAGCCGGAACGCCACTATATGGATGTCATCGGCGGTGTGACCGGAGCGGACGGCGCGCTGCACACCCTACCGACCTCCGGCTTCTCCGGGATGCTGGCGATTCCGAAGTCCTCGGTCAAAACCGAGGAGGAGCTGAAGCGGGTGCTCGCCTTCCTGGGCCGGCTGAATGATGAGGATCTGCAGACGATGCTGAACTATGGAATTGAAGGTGTTCATTACAAGCTGGTGGATGGATATATTGAACGCTCCAGCGATACGGTTCTGCTGGAATCGGAAGTGGAAGGCCTGAACCAGATGCTGCCGTTCATCCCGGAGGACAAGGCGAAGCAGGTGAAGCAGACGCCGCTGCGGCTGAAGCAGACCGAGGTACAGAAGACGAATGAAGCGACGATTGTGACCAATCCGGCGGAAGCGCTGATCTCGGCGGTCTATACGCAGAAGGGCTCGCAGCTCGATAACGTGATCAACGATGCGCGCATCAAATTCATAGTCGGCCAGATGGATGAGGCCGGGTTGAAGGCTGCTTTTGAGGTATGGCGGAAGACTGGCGGGGATGAGCTGGTGAAGGAAATGAATGAATTGTACGCCTCAGGCGGCAAGTAA
- a CDS encoding AraC family transcriptional regulator — MENEAAGARNRYTGGRAGRKGRYYRNNLIIVLIVSSIPGLIIGLLVYFMAGGSLEKELLRMHNRQIEQRADNINDQLSNLEQMLAHWAFDPKFDYGLSHMDFIKNHERAWDITKTLVVMQGSNSMVRQVELYLDGNQPVRFGPEYGTLSAEEDALYGQLLKQERSTYWTQWSIDPEKPEQKELTLVHHIPGGSLEPFGALLLRMDTEKVSGMLRTMTPYSTGEVFMEQTTGGLFISGSGTDAPTPLIAALQAAIKARGSRASGSFLYDWNGVTYAVTYGDFSRIASEWRYVSASPISSVTAPVVRLSRMIILVSLCALLLAAVLSWIASRRIYSPVRRLLQTLLPEHAAAGGRVDELTLIERHWQNLHGQQHALQYTLSEQLPHVQQSFLHQLFQGYLYAYSEQDLQSRMKQYKWEVENCTFVVLYIQLTGISSLEAKFRSGDESLVSFAAVNITLELAREHFGRAETVNLHDLTSGMLLMEPGSGPDPARVAAFGEELAATLSRMLKLQATVAYSARIGSISAIPRAFEAAKQAASHSRYGGGNQIISLEQLEREGQGAPLPQYSFALERGLIQALRTGEAEEADRLLEEFLETLSAGGAKVIDVQQGMLHLLGAILHAVMEAGITQSELLRGRNLYASLSQIHEPGLILSWFRTQVTAPFLKELCERSDAGIRRTIDQAMLYIQHHYMDNISLDSCADHTGTSPFLLSKSFKRVTGQNFIDYLTELRITKAKELLRDTDLKMNDVALQVGYQQSYFNRIFKKQEDITPTRYRELSRQEGEKANGTRVRRGQGENG; from the coding sequence ATGGAGAATGAAGCGGCAGGAGCACGGAACAGGTATACCGGAGGCCGGGCGGGACGCAAGGGCCGTTATTACCGCAATAATCTCATTATTGTGCTGATCGTCTCGTCCATTCCCGGGCTGATCATCGGGCTGCTGGTCTATTTTATGGCCGGGGGGAGTCTTGAGAAGGAGCTGCTGCGGATGCATAACCGGCAGATTGAGCAGCGGGCGGACAACATTAATGATCAATTATCCAATCTGGAGCAGATGCTGGCCCACTGGGCCTTCGATCCGAAGTTCGACTACGGATTAAGCCATATGGATTTCATCAAGAATCATGAACGGGCCTGGGATATTACCAAGACGCTGGTTGTGATGCAGGGCTCGAATTCCATGGTGCGGCAGGTCGAGCTGTATCTGGACGGCAATCAGCCGGTGCGCTTCGGTCCGGAATACGGGACGTTGTCTGCGGAGGAGGATGCGCTGTACGGGCAGCTGCTGAAGCAGGAGCGGAGCACGTACTGGACGCAGTGGAGCATTGATCCGGAGAAGCCGGAGCAGAAGGAGCTGACGCTGGTGCACCATATCCCCGGCGGCAGTCTGGAGCCCTTCGGGGCGCTGCTGCTGCGGATGGATACAGAGAAGGTGTCCGGCATGCTGCGGACCATGACCCCGTACAGCACGGGGGAGGTGTTCATGGAGCAGACCACCGGCGGGCTGTTCATCTCGGGCAGCGGGACGGATGCGCCCACGCCGCTGATTGCGGCGCTGCAGGCTGCTATCAAAGCCAGGGGCAGCCGGGCCAGCGGATCATTTCTGTACGACTGGAACGGGGTTACTTATGCGGTGACCTACGGTGATTTCTCGCGGATTGCCAGTGAATGGCGGTATGTGTCGGCTTCGCCGATCTCCAGCGTCACCGCTCCGGTGGTTCGGCTGTCCCGGATGATTATTTTGGTCAGCCTGTGCGCCTTGCTGCTGGCGGCGGTCCTGTCCTGGATTGCTTCCCGCCGAATCTATTCGCCGGTCCGCCGCCTGCTGCAGACGCTGCTCCCGGAGCATGCGGCCGCAGGCGGCCGGGTGGATGAGCTGACACTGATCGAGCGGCACTGGCAGAATCTGCACGGGCAGCAGCATGCCCTCCAGTACACGCTCTCGGAGCAGCTGCCGCATGTGCAGCAGAGCTTCCTGCATCAGTTGTTCCAGGGGTATCTGTATGCCTATTCCGAGCAGGATCTGCAGAGCCGGATGAAGCAGTATAAATGGGAAGTGGAGAACTGTACATTCGTAGTGCTGTATATCCAGCTGACCGGCATCTCCAGCCTGGAGGCCAAATTCCGCAGCGGTGACGAGAGTCTCGTATCGTTCGCGGCTGTAAATATTACCTTGGAGCTTGCCCGGGAGCATTTCGGGCGGGCGGAGACGGTCAATCTGCATGACCTGACCTCCGGCATGCTGCTGATGGAGCCGGGCAGCGGCCCCGACCCGGCCCGCGTGGCCGCCTTCGGTGAAGAGCTGGCGGCTACCCTGAGCCGGATGCTTAAGCTTCAGGCTACGGTGGCGTACAGTGCAAGGATCGGGAGCATCTCCGCGATTCCGCGGGCGTTCGAGGCGGCGAAGCAAGCGGCCAGCCACAGCAGGTACGGCGGCGGGAACCAGATCATCAGCCTGGAGCAGCTGGAGCGGGAGGGGCAGGGCGCCCCATTGCCGCAGTATTCCTTCGCGCTGGAGCGCGGGCTGATTCAGGCGTTGCGGACCGGCGAGGCGGAGGAGGCGGACCGGCTGCTGGAGGAATTCCTGGAGACGCTCTCCGCAGGCGGCGCGAAGGTGATCGACGTACAGCAGGGCATGCTGCATCTGCTCGGCGCGATCCTTCATGCGGTGATGGAGGCCGGGATAACCCAGAGCGAGCTGCTGCGCGGCAGGAATCTGTATGCCAGCCTCTCACAGATTCATGAGCCGGGCCTGATTCTCTCCTGGTTCCGCACGCAGGTGACCGCTCCCTTCCTGAAGGAGCTGTGTGAACGGTCTGACGCCGGTATAAGACGGACGATTGATCAGGCGATGCTGTACATTCAGCACCATTATATGGACAATATCTCGCTGGACAGCTGTGCGGATCATACAGGTACCAGCCCTTTTCTGCTCAGCAAGTCGTTCAAGCGGGTCACCGGGCAGAACTTCATTGATTATCTAACGGAATTACGGATTACCAAGGCGAAGGAGCTGCTGCGGGACACGGACCTGAAGATGAACGATGTCGCCTTGCAGGTCGGCTATCAGCAGAGCTATTTCAACCGGATTTTCAAAAAACAGGAGGACATCACGCCGACACGTTACCGTGAGCTAAGCCGGCAGGAGGGGGAGAAGGCGAACGGGACCCGGGTGCGGAGAGGGCAAGGGGAGAACGGCTGA
- a CDS encoding methyl-accepting chemotaxis protein, producing MQWLSKLRTAWGRTPSAAGVESHSSSQSTMSGTEERAAERRMTVPEGTAANPPVSQPSARDSGIVSYGEHAYALAEQIRLETEAVLKEEARMVEEFEALRAGGGELISQIGGTQQLLEHLKANSGQTEELINEMYGSLSYSSNKIEFAKEANLQISAEMQKASAVFTEFVTLNEELRQHFHSIEQLAKIITEIAEQTNLLSLNAAIEAARAGDQGLGFAVVATEIRKLADSTRSHVKEIMGSLSGMTSVMEQLHSKSGDGTAAMNETTAKISESTVYMNEIVEAEEQVFEHLEKIQESQDSSMEDVGQINSDLLRILEKSGQDTEQFQLLVLTVQKKADHYQRLLNHLHQIGLLRELEETEKTGA from the coding sequence ATGCAGTGGTTAAGCAAACTGCGCACAGCCTGGGGGAGAACTCCCTCTGCCGCTGGCGTTGAGAGTCACAGCAGCAGCCAGAGTACGATGAGCGGAACCGAAGAACGGGCAGCGGAAAGAAGGATGACCGTGCCGGAGGGGACAGCCGCCAATCCGCCTGTATCTCAACCGTCCGCCCGCGATTCAGGCATCGTATCCTACGGCGAACATGCCTATGCTCTGGCCGAGCAGATCCGCCTTGAGACCGAAGCGGTCCTGAAGGAGGAGGCCCGGATGGTGGAGGAGTTCGAAGCTCTGCGGGCAGGCGGCGGGGAGCTGATCAGCCAGATCGGCGGGACGCAGCAGCTGTTGGAGCACCTGAAGGCCAACAGCGGGCAGACGGAGGAACTGATTAACGAGATGTATGGCAGCTTGTCCTATTCCTCCAACAAAATCGAATTCGCCAAGGAAGCCAATCTCCAGATCTCCGCAGAAATGCAGAAGGCCTCGGCGGTATTCACTGAATTCGTCACCTTGAATGAGGAGCTGCGGCAGCATTTCCATAGCATCGAACAGCTGGCGAAGATTATTACAGAGATTGCTGAGCAGACGAATCTGCTGTCGCTGAATGCAGCGATTGAGGCTGCGCGGGCCGGGGATCAGGGGCTGGGCTTCGCCGTGGTTGCCACAGAAATCCGCAAGCTTGCCGACAGCACCCGCAGCCATGTGAAGGAAATTATGGGGTCGCTCTCGGGCATGACCTCTGTAATGGAGCAGCTTCACAGTAAATCCGGGGACGGGACAGCAGCGATGAATGAGACCACCGCGAAGATCAGCGAATCCACGGTATATATGAATGAGATTGTAGAGGCGGAGGAGCAGGTCTTCGAGCATCTGGAGAAAATCCAGGAGTCCCAGGACAGCAGCATGGAGGATGTCGGGCAGATCAACAGCGACCTGCTGCGCATTCTGGAGAAATCGGGGCAGGATACGGAGCAGTTCCAGCTGCTGGTGCTCACCGTCCAGAAGAAGGCCGACCACTACCAGCGGCTGCTGAACCATCTGCATCAGATCGGCCTGCTGCGGGAGCTGGAGGAGACGGAGAAGACCGGCGCATAA
- a CDS encoding beta-galactosidase: MQQKLYYGAAWYPELWGEAERRQDLRLMQETGINLVRMGEFIWSLLEPEEDVIDVRPFAEHIRQLHEHGINTVMCTPTATPPVWLTHGHPERLHIRADGAVMSHGSRQHVCTNNPYFRQRAALITEELARVLGQLPGLAAWQLDNELKAHVAECMCGSCRSLWHEWLERRYGSIGELNDAWGTGVWSQTYQRFDQVPQPVATPFLHNSSLVTQYRLFQMEKVAEFAGEQAAIIRRYSAAPVTHNSNVPFHLDNEQLFRELDFASFDTYASQVNRHAYLLNCDLWRGLKPGRDFWLMETGPAYAASLTSYGEPHPDGYLTAEAVAAYALGAGAFCYWLWRQQRTGSEQTHSSIISAWGQPALGYDNVRAASAARLQIEPHMLNTRPVQAEVAITYSDRAKAFLATEPHRQLNYRSLFGDFYRRILELGIHRDLLPEGGNLSGYKLLFTPFIHYLSPEYMHKALAFTEAGGIWIVGPLSGGRTAEHTLHTDAALGVLERLAGVCAKFVYPMEGTGSIGKAFGCSAPLSLWSAVFEPLPGGASVTGVITEGRTPGLAYLTEQPYGRGAIVMLGSLPSGSEGDKQLCALIEHYAARAGVTLRSDVTPGTILCPRRGAAGELWTLVNMNGLGGSVTLPRSGQDVLTDTPVPAGPLPIGAYEYRLIAM, from the coding sequence ATGCAGCAAAAGCTATATTACGGTGCCGCATGGTACCCGGAGCTGTGGGGGGAGGCTGAGCGGCGGCAGGATCTCCGGCTCATGCAGGAGACCGGGATTAATCTGGTCCGCATGGGCGAATTCATCTGGTCGCTGCTGGAACCGGAGGAGGACGTTATCGATGTCCGGCCGTTCGCTGAGCATATCCGGCAGCTGCACGAGCACGGCATCAATACGGTCATGTGCACGCCGACCGCGACTCCACCGGTCTGGCTGACCCACGGGCACCCGGAACGCCTGCATATCCGGGCGGATGGGGCGGTGATGAGCCACGGGTCCAGGCAGCATGTCTGCACGAATAACCCTTATTTCCGGCAGCGGGCGGCGCTGATCACGGAAGAGCTGGCCCGGGTGCTGGGGCAGCTCCCGGGCCTTGCCGCCTGGCAGCTCGACAATGAGCTGAAGGCGCATGTGGCGGAATGCATGTGCGGGTCCTGCCGCTCCCTGTGGCATGAGTGGCTGGAGCGCCGCTACGGCAGCATCGGAGAGCTGAATGATGCCTGGGGAACCGGTGTGTGGAGCCAGACCTACCAGCGGTTTGACCAGGTGCCGCAGCCGGTAGCTACGCCTTTTCTGCATAATTCATCACTCGTCACCCAGTACCGGCTGTTCCAGATGGAGAAGGTCGCAGAGTTCGCGGGGGAACAGGCAGCGATCATCCGCCGCTATTCGGCGGCTCCGGTCACGCACAACAGCAACGTCCCTTTTCATCTGGACAATGAGCAGCTGTTCCGGGAGCTTGATTTCGCATCGTTCGATACCTATGCCTCTCAGGTCAACAGGCACGCTTATCTGCTGAACTGTGACCTGTGGCGCGGGCTGAAGCCCGGGCGGGATTTCTGGCTGATGGAGACCGGCCCGGCCTATGCCGCTTCGCTTACCAGCTACGGCGAGCCGCACCCGGACGGCTATCTCACCGCCGAAGCTGTAGCCGCCTACGCGCTGGGGGCAGGCGCCTTCTGCTATTGGCTGTGGCGGCAGCAGCGCACGGGCAGCGAGCAGACGCACAGCTCAATCATCAGTGCCTGGGGCCAGCCTGCGCTCGGGTATGACAATGTGCGCGCAGCTTCCGCCGCCAGGCTGCAGATCGAGCCGCACATGCTGAATACCCGGCCGGTGCAGGCCGAGGTGGCGATTACTTATTCGGACCGGGCCAAGGCGTTCCTGGCTACGGAACCGCACCGGCAGCTGAACTACCGTTCCTTGTTCGGCGACTTCTACCGGCGGATTCTCGAGCTGGGCATTCACCGTGACCTGCTGCCAGAAGGCGGCAATTTAAGCGGCTATAAGCTGCTGTTCACGCCTTTCATCCATTATCTATCGCCGGAATACATGCACAAGGCGCTCGCCTTCACTGAAGCCGGCGGCATCTGGATCGTTGGCCCGCTTAGCGGAGGGCGCACGGCGGAGCATACGCTGCATACGGATGCTGCGCTGGGGGTTCTGGAACGCCTGGCCGGCGTCTGCGCTAAATTCGTTTACCCGATGGAGGGGACGGGCAGCATCGGGAAGGCCTTCGGCTGCTCCGCGCCGCTGTCGCTGTGGAGCGCGGTGTTCGAGCCGCTGCCGGGCGGAGCCTCCGTGACCGGCGTCATTACGGAGGGCCGGACGCCGGGCCTGGCCTACCTGACCGAGCAGCCCTATGGCCGGGGAGCCATTGTCATGCTCGGCTCCCTGCCCTCGGGCAGTGAGGGCGACAAGCAGCTGTGCGCGCTGATTGAGCATTATGCCGCGCGCGCCGGAGTCACCCTGCGCAGCGATGTCACACCGGGCACCATTCTCTGCCCGAGACGCGGCGCTGCCGGAGAGCTGTGGACGCTCGTCAACATGAACGGGCTTGGCGGCAGCGTCACCCTGCCGCGCAGCGGGCAGGATGTGCTGACCGACACCCCTGTGCCTGCCGGTCCGCTGCCGATTGGCGCTTATGAATACAGGCTGATTGCGATGTAG
- a CDS encoding carbohydrate ABC transporter permease, whose protein sequence is MAKRYRSAREITFDVFNYVVLGIIGIAAILPFLFVVAGSFATEAEITKRAVFLVPTTISLDAYRFIFSTDTIVRSIGVSLYVTVIGTAVNLFFTVTMAYPMAKRYLMGRNLILNLVIFTMLFGGGMIPTYLVIRELHLLDTLNALILPGAISAFNLIIVKNFFQELPAEMEEAARIDGCTELGLLWRIVLPLSKPVLATFTLFYAVGHWNNFFSALLYINDPSKWPLQVMLRQIVMLSQSAAGDLSSMDPNFVQPPEQSVKMAVIVVGTLPIMCVYPFLQKHFAKGVMLGSVKG, encoded by the coding sequence GTGGCTAAACGTTACCGCAGCGCCAGAGAGATCACCTTTGACGTTTTTAATTACGTGGTGCTGGGCATTATCGGGATTGCGGCCATCCTGCCGTTCCTGTTTGTCGTCGCCGGTTCCTTCGCCACCGAGGCGGAAATTACGAAGCGCGCTGTGTTTCTGGTTCCGACGACCATCTCGCTGGACGCGTACCGGTTTATTTTCTCCACGGATACCATTGTCCGCAGCATCGGGGTGTCGCTGTATGTGACGGTGATCGGGACGGCAGTCAATCTGTTCTTCACGGTCACCATGGCGTATCCGATGGCGAAGCGGTACCTGATGGGCCGCAATCTGATCCTCAATCTGGTCATCTTCACCATGCTGTTCGGGGGCGGAATGATTCCCACCTATCTGGTGATCCGCGAGCTGCATCTGCTCGATACGCTGAATGCCTTGATTCTTCCGGGGGCGATCAGCGCCTTCAACCTGATTATCGTCAAAAACTTCTTCCAGGAGCTTCCCGCCGAGATGGAGGAGGCGGCCCGTATCGACGGCTGCACGGAGCTGGGGCTGCTGTGGCGGATTGTGCTGCCGCTGTCGAAGCCGGTGCTGGCGACGTTCACGCTCTTTTATGCGGTCGGACACTGGAATAACTTCTTCTCGGCGCTGCTCTACATCAATGATCCGTCCAAGTGGCCGCTGCAGGTGATGCTGCGCCAGATCGTTATGCTGTCCCAGTCGGCAGCGGGGGATCTCAGCTCCATGGACCCGAATTTCGTGCAGCCGCCTGAGCAGTCCGTCAAAATGGCTGTCATCGTGGTCGGCACCCTGCCGATTATGTGCGTCTATCCGTTTCTGCAAAAGCATTTTGCCAAAGGGGTGATGCTGGGTTCAGTCAAAGGGTAA
- a CDS encoding sugar ABC transporter permease, translating to MKQGAAMGAAEISAGTGFRRSRREQRFRRLKRDKWLYILLSPGLLYFLLFKYVPMWGVLLAFKDFQPFLGFWKSSWVGFEHFRTFFQNPDFFMLLRNTLVLSLYNLVFFFPAPIILALLLNEIRLSFYKRTIQTLIYVPHFISMVIVASISYVFLTTQGGAVNEFLFTVTGRKIDFLASPDWFRPMIILQTIWKECGWGTIIFLAALAGVDVEQYEAAVVDGASRWRQTWHITLPAIRSTIVILLILRMGTILDNGFEQIYLMMNALNREVAEVFDTYVYALGITQGAFSYSTAVGLFKSVIGVVLVLGTNWLAKKSGESGLY from the coding sequence ATGAAGCAAGGAGCGGCAATGGGGGCAGCAGAGATCAGCGCGGGTACAGGCTTCCGCCGCAGCAGGCGCGAGCAGCGCTTCAGACGTCTCAAGCGGGACAAATGGCTCTACATTCTGCTCAGCCCCGGACTCCTGTATTTCCTGCTGTTCAAATATGTGCCGATGTGGGGAGTGCTGCTCGCCTTCAAAGACTTTCAGCCGTTTCTCGGCTTCTGGAAGAGCAGCTGGGTCGGCTTCGAGCATTTCCGCACGTTTTTTCAGAATCCTGATTTCTTCATGCTGCTGCGCAATACACTGGTGCTGTCGCTGTATAATCTGGTGTTCTTTTTCCCGGCGCCGATTATCCTGGCCCTGCTGCTGAATGAGATCCGGCTATCTTTTTACAAAAGAACGATTCAGACGCTGATCTACGTGCCCCACTTCATCTCCATGGTCATCGTCGCCAGTATCTCCTATGTGTTCCTTACGACACAGGGCGGTGCGGTCAACGAATTCCTCTTCACGGTTACCGGGCGCAAAATCGATTTCCTCGCCAGTCCCGACTGGTTCCGCCCGATGATTATTCTGCAGACCATCTGGAAGGAATGCGGCTGGGGGACGATTATTTTCCTCGCTGCCCTGGCCGGAGTCGATGTGGAGCAATATGAAGCAGCCGTGGTGGACGGGGCCAGCCGCTGGCGCCAGACCTGGCATATTACATTGCCCGCGATCCGCAGCACGATTGTCATTCTGCTGATTCTGCGGATGGGCACAATTCTGGATAACGGCTTCGAGCAGATCTATCTGATGATGAATGCGCTGAACCGTGAGGTGGCCGAGGTCTTCGATACCTATGTGTATGCGCTGGGGATTACCCAGGGGGCGTTCAGCTACAGCACCGCCGTCGGCTTGTTCAAATCGGTCATCGGGGTCGTGCTGGTGCTCGGCACCAACTGGCTCGCCAAGAAGTCGGGCGAATCCGGATTATATTGA
- a CDS encoding FIST N-terminal domain-containing protein, which translates to MFAVSFNTLDEAGRHLQELDSSRGLVLFASAAAVRELSQHAPSRAVLCSTKGEYTPQGYRNGVITGFEYDAGLADIVEILHPPVLSTARMEAAYRKVQDNTNAFLLLLCDGTGGMEEMLLSSLYFIAPQFKVAGGSAADDADGETYIYIGDRRVRNVGIFYDMPARTALIKENIYIPAGKTLLVTEADVSGRTVYSFNGRPAAGEYARVLGVPEKELVAHFLSSPLGRRYEDDLIIASPKEVRPDGSVTFYSQVMSSTYVEVLNAADPLAVLEETLGGSPFKPSFVLNINCTLRDELFRREGLWADFDQAMLGFCSNTTGFISYGEQYYTKHANQTMILLLVE; encoded by the coding sequence ATGTTTGCTGTATCATTTAACACACTGGACGAAGCCGGACGCCATCTGCAAGAGCTGGACAGCAGCCGGGGACTGGTGCTGTTCGCTTCGGCGGCGGCTGTCCGGGAATTGTCTCAACATGCCCCCTCCAGGGCGGTCTTATGCTCCACCAAAGGCGAGTATACTCCGCAGGGCTACCGTAATGGAGTGATCACGGGGTTTGAATACGACGCAGGTCTGGCGGATATTGTGGAAATTCTCCATCCGCCCGTGCTCAGCACCGCCCGCATGGAGGCAGCTTACCGCAAGGTGCAAGACAATACGAATGCCTTCCTGCTGCTCCTGTGTGACGGCACAGGCGGAATGGAAGAGATGCTGCTGTCCTCGCTGTACTTCATCGCCCCGCAGTTCAAAGTCGCCGGGGGCAGTGCCGCAGATGATGCGGACGGTGAGACTTATATTTATATCGGGGACCGCCGGGTACGGAATGTGGGGATCTTTTACGATATGCCGGCCCGTACCGCCCTGATCAAGGAGAATATCTATATTCCCGCCGGGAAGACGCTGCTGGTGACTGAAGCGGATGTATCCGGCAGAACGGTCTATTCCTTCAACGGACGTCCGGCAGCCGGGGAGTATGCCCGCGTGCTTGGCGTGCCGGAGAAGGAGCTGGTCGCGCATTTCCTGAGCAGCCCGCTGGGCAGGAGATATGAGGATGATCTGATTATCGCCTCCCCGAAGGAGGTTCGCCCGGACGGCTCGGTTACTTTTTACAGCCAGGTCATGTCCAGTACGTACGTAGAGGTGCTGAATGCGGCCGATCCGCTCGCCGTGCTGGAGGAGACACTGGGCGGCAGCCCGTTCAAGCCCTCCTTCGTCCTCAATATTAATTGTACGCTGCGGGACGAGTTATTTAGGCGGGAAGGCCTATGGGCGGATTTCGACCAGGCTATGCTCGGCTTCTGCAGCAACACGACAGGCTTCATCAGCTACGGAGAGCAGTATTATACCAAGCACGCCAACCAGACGATGATTCTGCTGCTGGTTGAATAA